In the Flagellimonas sp. HMM57 genome, one interval contains:
- a CDS encoding transposase, protein MSRNYKFHNKAGAYFVSFATVYWIDVFTRQLYLDILVESLQYCRMNKGMEVYAYCFMPSHVHFIFRSTREDPSGVLRDFKRFTSRKVIRTIEENPQESRKEWLLWMFGRAGKKKGNIVKYQFWQHHNNPIALWSAKIIGQKIDYVHNNPVVSGFVTMSADWKYSSARNFAGDHTVMEIDTIGFLG, encoded by the coding sequence ATGAGCAGGAACTATAAGTTTCATAATAAGGCCGGTGCTTACTTTGTATCGTTTGCCACGGTGTACTGGATAGACGTTTTTACGCGACAGCTGTATCTGGACATTCTTGTGGAAAGCTTACAATATTGTAGGATGAATAAAGGAATGGAAGTCTATGCCTACTGCTTTATGCCCAGCCATGTCCATTTCATATTCCGTTCGACAAGGGAAGATCCTTCGGGAGTATTGCGCGATTTCAAGAGGTTTACTTCAAGGAAAGTGATACGTACAATTGAGGAAAACCCTCAAGAAAGCAGGAAAGAATGGTTGCTTTGGATGTTTGGGCGGGCCGGTAAAAAGAAAGGCAATATTGTGAAGTATCAGTTCTGGCAGCACCATAACAATCCCATCGCCTTATGGAGTGCAAAGATCATTGGGCAAAAAATCGATTATGTTCACAATAATCCAGTTGTATCAGGTTTTGTGACCATGTCGGCTGACTGGAAGTACAGCAGCGCAAGAAATTTTGCAGGAGACCATACGGTGATGGAAATCGATACCATTGGTTTTTTGGGCTGA
- a CDS encoding polymorphic toxin type 23 domain-containing protein encodes MEETIYNAFGWITKSGTLSLNSQWIYKSYEYDVSGRKKRESEPHNGSPNQWNTYTFDEYGRPVTQTLYTGKNINYTYSGLSTTVNDGTKSVTSTLDALGNTVQLQDPGGSIDYTYFANGTLKTADYGGNVVTVGIDGWGRKTSLNDPSAGNYTYEYNDFGELLEETTPKGTTTYVYDAFGKVTSKTMTGDLTDHSLNYVYDNATKQVKTINGLDNTNTARAYTYQYTYDTYQRPATIKENTGFASFEQRFTYDGYGRVSKETMISNLTGGASKTLVTRNEYDTSGILTEIWNDGTPDKLWELASINARGQALTVNLGNGITKTKVYDAYGYLTKIEDKESGTNPTVALHMEYDFHQQRGILNSRENFGFNWQETFTHDNQDRLTGISGDVAHTKTYLNNGNIATNSALGDYEYGDTSKKYRLTEIDPNTTGATYFEQHPTQQISYNAFKKPIDIHQTGHGRVSFEYGPLMNRSTAYYGGEDEDKALRRYKKHYSAIIPVEIVEDTQANTTKIITYVAGDAYTAPIAHIKTTGTGAVDEYHYLHRDYLGSILAITDADGDVKEELHFGAWGSVDQFMDSGGGTTFGHDSLLGRGYTGHEHFFEVSLIHMNGRMYDAQLGRFLSPDNFVQDPYNTQNYNRYGYVMNSPLRYTDTSGELLFSVILVGALIGAATAGAAYIGSAIKTGSWNWGDFGISLLGGAAIGALTAGQLPASISISYVTSTVVGGLAAGVLPSLNLGIGNWNFGISPAIAFGKAGGIGANLSVGFNDGNFSASAGIGASFYGSAFGTGKSGWEFRKSWGVNWDDGKNGFGIYSTKYSSGETSQTLGGFNYRNGDFNLRYENDFIETPLVGIGKVLADGYDRYRTTAASVGWKEFSLNLKMFTGDPTKDSGGIIAGDEFYPGASPYGGPNGSYQGANANKYRLGFMSVGYKGYQMGRNSEVIRNFWQNSVIHDNIKVPRFPVSPLAPNETIFQYQSSNRFSLW; translated from the coding sequence ATGGAAGAAACCATTTACAATGCTTTTGGATGGATAACAAAATCGGGTACGCTGAGCCTCAATAGCCAGTGGATTTATAAAAGCTATGAATATGATGTAAGCGGCAGGAAAAAACGGGAAAGCGAACCCCATAACGGTTCCCCCAACCAATGGAATACCTACACGTTCGATGAATATGGGCGACCGGTCACCCAAACCTTGTATACGGGCAAAAACATCAATTACACCTATTCGGGATTATCCACAACGGTGAACGATGGTACAAAAAGCGTTACCTCTACCCTTGATGCCTTGGGCAACACGGTACAACTACAAGATCCGGGGGGCAGTATCGATTATACCTATTTTGCGAATGGTACGTTAAAGACTGCAGATTATGGCGGTAATGTGGTCACCGTGGGGATAGATGGTTGGGGGCGTAAGACCAGCCTCAATGATCCTTCGGCGGGCAATTATACCTATGAATACAATGACTTTGGGGAATTATTGGAAGAAACCACACCCAAGGGAACGACCACCTATGTTTACGATGCTTTTGGAAAGGTGACATCCAAAACTATGACCGGAGACCTTACGGACCATAGCTTAAACTATGTGTACGACAACGCCACAAAGCAGGTAAAGACCATAAATGGATTGGACAATACCAATACGGCCCGAGCCTATACGTACCAGTACACCTACGATACCTATCAGCGCCCTGCTACCATAAAGGAGAATACAGGATTTGCAAGCTTTGAACAACGCTTTACCTACGATGGGTACGGAAGGGTATCTAAAGAAACCATGATTTCCAATCTCACGGGAGGGGCCTCCAAAACCTTGGTGACCCGTAATGAATATGATACTTCTGGGATTTTAACGGAAATTTGGAACGATGGTACACCGGATAAACTATGGGAGCTCGCTAGCATTAATGCTAGGGGGCAGGCCCTAACGGTCAATTTGGGCAATGGCATTACCAAGACCAAAGTGTACGATGCCTATGGGTATCTGACCAAGATCGAAGATAAGGAAAGCGGCACCAACCCCACGGTGGCATTGCATATGGAGTATGATTTTCACCAACAACGGGGCATTCTCAACAGCCGTGAGAATTTTGGGTTTAACTGGCAGGAGACCTTTACCCATGACAACCAAGATCGCCTAACAGGTATCAGTGGGGATGTGGCCCATACCAAAACATACCTGAACAATGGGAACATTGCGACAAATTCTGCCCTTGGGGATTACGAATATGGGGATACCAGTAAAAAGTACAGGCTTACGGAGATTGACCCCAATACCACAGGTGCAACCTATTTTGAACAACATCCTACCCAACAGATCAGTTACAATGCTTTTAAAAAACCTATCGACATACATCAAACCGGTCATGGTAGGGTAAGTTTTGAGTACGGTCCACTAATGAACCGTAGTACCGCCTATTACGGAGGAGAAGATGAAGATAAGGCCCTACGTAGGTATAAAAAGCACTATTCTGCGATTATTCCTGTGGAGATTGTTGAGGATACCCAGGCCAATACTACCAAGATCATTACGTATGTGGCGGGGGATGCCTACACGGCCCCTATTGCCCATATTAAGACCACTGGTACAGGAGCTGTAGACGAATACCACTACCTACATCGTGATTATCTGGGAAGCATTTTGGCCATTACCGATGCTGATGGGGATGTGAAGGAAGAGCTACATTTTGGAGCTTGGGGCTCCGTAGATCAATTTATGGACAGTGGTGGCGGTACCACTTTTGGTCATGATTCCCTTTTGGGCAGGGGCTATACGGGCCACGAGCACTTTTTTGAGGTAAGCCTTATCCATATGAACGGCCGTATGTACGATGCCCAGTTAGGGCGCTTTTTAAGCCCGGACAATTTTGTACAAGACCCTTACAATACACAGAACTATAATAGGTATGGGTATGTAATGAATAGCCCTTTGAGGTATACTGATACGAGTGGGGAATTATTATTTTCTGTCATTCTTGTTGGAGCGTTAATTGGCGCGGCAACTGCTGGTGCTGCATATATTGGTTCTGCAATAAAAACAGGGTCATGGAATTGGGGAGATTTTGGAATTTCTCTTTTGGGAGGCGCGGCAATAGGTGCATTAACGGCGGGACAATTGCCAGCTAGCATAAGTATTAGTTATGTCACCTCGACAGTGGTTGGAGGTTTGGCAGCTGGGGTATTACCAAGCTTAAATTTAGGTATTGGAAATTGGAATTTTGGAATTTCCCCTGCTATTGCGTTTGGAAAGGCCGGGGGAATAGGTGCTAATTTATCGGTTGGTTTTAATGATGGAAATTTCAGTGCTTCGGCTGGTATTGGAGCTAGTTTTTATGGTTCAGCCTTTGGCACGGGAAAAAGTGGATGGGAGTTTAGAAAATCTTGGGGGGTAAACTGGGACGATGGCAAAAATGGTTTTGGTATATATAGTACCAAATATTCCAGTGGTGAAACATCACAGACTCTAGGAGGTTTTAACTATAGAAATGGAGATTTCAACTTACGATATGAAAATGATTTTATTGAAACTCCGTTAGTAGGCATAGGAAAAGTTCTTGCAGATGGTTATGATAGATATAGAACTACTGCAGCTTCTGTGGGATGGAAAGAATTTAGTTTAAATTTAAAGATGTTTACGGGAGACCCAACTAAAGATTCAGGTGGAATTATTGCTGGAGACGAGTTTTATCCTGGTGCCTCACCTTATGGAGGCCCAAACGGCAGTTATCAGGGTGCTAATGCTAATAAATATAGATTAGGGTTTATGTCGGTCGGTTATAAAGGATATCAAATGGGAAGAAATAGTGAAGTAATTAGGAATTTTTGGCAAAATTCGGTTATTCATGATAATATAAAGGTGCCAAGGTTTCCTGTATCTCCTCTAGCTCCTAATGAAACTATTTTTCAATATCAATCCTCGAATCGATTCTCGCTATGGTAA
- a CDS encoding molybdenum cofactor biosynthesis protein MoaE translates to MKTKIKNVFVEGAISPNFIADSIAKHQSKTQIGAHDIFLGQVRADDIDGKAVSAIEYNAYEEMANKKFHDIKETTFSKFDITCMHIYHSLGKVGVGELCLFVFVSSPHRRVAFEALEYVVEEIKAHVPVFGKELFEDDSYQWKVNT, encoded by the coding sequence ATGAAAACGAAAATTAAGAACGTATTCGTGGAAGGCGCCATAAGTCCCAACTTTATCGCTGATTCCATTGCCAAACACCAATCAAAAACCCAAATAGGGGCTCACGATATTTTTTTGGGGCAAGTACGGGCCGATGACATAGATGGAAAAGCAGTAAGTGCCATTGAATACAACGCTTACGAAGAAATGGCGAACAAAAAATTTCATGATATTAAAGAAACCACCTTTTCAAAGTTTGATATTACCTGTATGCATATCTACCATAGTTTGGGAAAAGTTGGGGTGGGTGAGTTGTGTCTCTTTGTTTTTGTTTCCTCCCCGCACCGTAGGGTAGCGTTTGAGGCACTTGAATATGTCGTAGAGGAAATCAAGGCGCATGTGCCCGTCTTTGGAAAAGAGCTTTTTGAGGACGATTCGTACCAATGGAAAGTAAATACTTAG